Below is a genomic region from Amycolatopsis sp. 195334CR.
CGTGGGCGAGCCCGCGGACGCGGAGGCGATGATCGACGCCGCGGTGCACGCGTACGGCGGGCTCGACGTGCTGGTCGCCAACGCCGGGGTGATCCCCTTGCAGGACATCGTCACCGCGACCGTGGCCGACTGGGAGGCGGTGATGCGCGTGGACGGCCGGGGCATGTTCCTCACCTGCAAGTACGCCGTGGAGCGCATGCTCGATTCCGGCGGCGGCTCGATCGTCTGCGTGTCCTCGATCTCCGGGATGGCCGGGCAGCGTGGGCAGGCGACCTACGGACCGGCCAAGTTCGTCGCCACCGGGCTGACCCGCCACCTGGCGGTGGAATGGGCGGAGCGCGGGATCCGGGTCAACGCGGTGGCGCCGGGCACCATCCGCACCGAGCGCGTGCGGCGGCTCCCGGCGGAACCGGGTGGTGCGGAATACCTCTCGTCGATAGCGCGAATGCATCCATTGGGCAGGCTCGGTGAACCCGCCGAGGTGGCGGCCGCGATCGCTTTCCTGGCTTCGTCCGATGCTTCTTTTGTGACCGGTGCTATACTGCCCGTAGACGGTGGATACCTTGCCCAGTAAGGATTCCCCGGTCGGGCTACTCACAAGGTCCCAGTCGCGTTTACCACTTCCCGGGCTTGTTGGCGGGTGTAGTGGCACGCAAGACTGAAGGTCAGCAGGGCGGGAATCGCGCGCGGTGCGCGTTCGGATTCACCGGGTGAAAATCCGGTCGCCGCCCCTCTTCCACTCCAGTCGGCTGAGGAGAAAACAGTGCCCGATCGTCTGTTCACTTCGGAATCGGTGACCGAGGGCCACCCGGACAAACTGGCGGACCAGCTCAGCGACGCGGTGCTCGACGCGGCGCTGACCGCCGACCCGCACGCCAGGGTCGCGGTGGAAACCCTTGTCACGCAAGGACTTGTGCATCTGGCGGGCGAAATGAGCCTGGTCCCGAGAGGGCTGGCCGAGTTGGTCAGGGAGACCGTGGTCGGCCTCGGCTACGACAGTTCCGCGAAAGGTTTCGACGGAGCCGCCTGCGGTGTG
It encodes:
- a CDS encoding SDR family NAD(P)-dependent oxidoreductase — translated: MSGRLDGLSCVVTGAAAGIGLATAVRFAEEGARLVVTDIDEERLAKAPALLAEHGGDEVTTVVGDVGEPADAEAMIDAAVHAYGGLDVLVANAGVIPLQDIVTATVADWEAVMRVDGRGMFLTCKYAVERMLDSGGGSIVCVSSISGMAGQRGQATYGPAKFVATGLTRHLAVEWAERGIRVNAVAPGTIRTERVRRLPAEPGGAEYLSSIARMHPLGRLGEPAEVAAAIAFLASSDASFVTGAILPVDGGYLAQ